The Chryseolinea soli nucleotide sequence TGCTTTTTATTTTCGGGAGACCTTTTTTAGACACAAGGGTAGTAACCCGTTGTTCTTCGGTTTTTACTTTAGTGGATGCAGGCTTTTTGATCGGTTTGCCTTTTTCAATAAGTTTTTCTAGGAACTTTTCGTTCAATTCCAGAATGGTGGTGTCGAATTTTGATTTTAGCCATTTTTGAATGATAACCTTTTTTTGTGCGATATAGGGTTCAGTTGGCGATATGTGTGCCATTAAACTATGCATTCTATCGTCAAGTGACTTCTGTAGTGCCGTTCCAACCTTTGCATTTTTCTTGTCCAGCGACTTAATCAATTCCAACGTAGATTCAATTTCACTCATTTGAAATTGCAATGTCTTGATAGCCATCAGTCTCTGTTCAACGAGAGGTTTACGATTCAACAGAAATATTTCAATGGTCGCTTCCCCTTTGCGCGAAAGCGAAATGGCAAGGCCTGTTTCATCAAAGGTGATGTGTTCTTCCGGTAAATCATGGCAGGGATCGACTAACAATGACTTTTCTCTCAGCACTTCTTCATAGGCAGCCAGGAGGTTGGCCCTCTTGCCTTCAACCGGGAAAATATTTCTCTTCGCGCGGCCACATATGCTGCAACTTAGGTAAAGGTTTCTCCATTCATAACAAAGCCACCAGTAATGGTCAGGATCTAATGTCTTACTTAATGAAACTGCCCCACCTTTTGGTCTGAAATTCTCGATTTCACCCGGAGAAGTTGCTACAACACTAGACTCGCAGAAGGCACATTTCCCATTAAAGGTTCTTGAAATCGCTTCCCTGATTTCCTTGCTACTATAGATTCTGAATTCAAATCGTTGCTGTCTTCGCTTCCCAATTGGTGCGTTGTAGAATTCCCTTGCAGCATTAAACTCTGCCATCATTCTATCGGACTTGAAAATACCGGGTTCGGCGCCTCGATTGATATAGATCATTGCACAAAGTTGTTGATAACGAGTAACTAAAGTTCGGTAAACTTTTTGATCATATCAATACCGGTGAAACGAAGTTTCGAAGGTGGCAACATGGATGTAGTCACGGTCTACCCATTGAATGTTGGGGCCTGTTTTTCGTTTTGGACTGGGTAGACCCTGGCAATGAATCTGTATAACTAGCTGATGCATTAGCCATCAACATACTTTTTATAGTTGAAATGCGCGAAATCAAATCTCAAATTTCTATATTCATATCTATCAAAGTTAAACTATATCTATATGACCTGCTTCTTTCAAGCATAAGCTATCCTATCCAGCCACCACTACCACCTCAGCGCAAACGATAGCTTCGCATAATTCACCCGACGTGACAAGAAATGGTTATCAACTTAAAACCCCCCAATAACTATGTCAAAATCAAAAACAATCGTACTCATTCATGGAAATTTCGTGAACAACACCAGTTGGACAGAATGGAAGCGTTACTATGAACAAAAAGGCTATAAGGTTTATTCACCCGCAAACCCCGGACACGAAGGCAATCCCGCAGCGTTGCGGGCAAACGTTCATCCTGACCTTACGAAAACAGGTTTTATCGACGTTGTGAATAACCTGGATAAGCTAATAAGCACCTTACCTGAAAAGCCATTAGTCATTGGTCATTCCATGGCAGGAATGGCAACATTGAAATTGGTCGAAATGGGGAAAGCGGCAGCGGGCGTGAGCATTGATGGAGCTCCGCCGAAAAATGTTTTCCCGCCATTTCAAACGCTGAAGACGGTGTTGCCGGCCTTTGGATTTTTTTCCTTTGATAAATATTTTATGGGTAGTCGAAAATGGTACGATTATTCATTTTTCAATACCCTGCCGGAAGCAGAGCGGGAAAAAGCGTTTGAAAAAATTGCGGTACCCGAAAGTTACAAGGTCAGTCGTCAATTGGTTTTAAATTCTTTTTCAAATATAGATTTTAAGAAACCACATGTGCCGATTTTATTTGTAGGCGGCGGCAGCGACCATATTTTCCCGCCCAATCTTACGCAGACAATAGCGGGAAGTTATAAGGACAAAAATAGCAGCGTGGATATAAAAATATTTGAAGGCAAAAGTCACTTCATCTGTGGGGAACCGGGTTGGGAAAAGGTGGCCGATTATATTTTGGATTGGTACGAAAATAAGTAATACCGAATGCAACAGGGGCACATGGTTTTTTTGGAGTCATGAGAGAATGGGTTATCCATGGGCCCTTGTTGAATACAGTCTTAAGGCTACTCCTCCCTTAGCCCACGCAGCACGCTAACCCTCGCGGCTTTTATGGTCTTCAAGGCTACTGCTAACCATGAGACAACCAGTGCGACGATGGCGGCAAGCGCAAAATGCCACCAGGCGAGGTCA carries:
- a CDS encoding alpha/beta hydrolase — protein: MSKSKTIVLIHGNFVNNTSWTEWKRYYEQKGYKVYSPANPGHEGNPAALRANVHPDLTKTGFIDVVNNLDKLISTLPEKPLVIGHSMAGMATLKLVEMGKAAAGVSIDGAPPKNVFPPFQTLKTVLPAFGFFSFDKYFMGSRKWYDYSFFNTLPEAEREKAFEKIAVPESYKVSRQLVLNSFSNIDFKKPHVPILFVGGGSDHIFPPNLTQTIAGSYKDKNSSVDIKIFEGKSHFICGEPGWEKVADYILDWYENK